Proteins encoded by one window of Agelaius phoeniceus isolate bAgePho1 chromosome 5, bAgePho1.hap1, whole genome shotgun sequence:
- the ZCRB1 gene encoding zinc finger CCHC-type and RNA-binding motif-containing protein 1, producing MSGGLAPSKSTVYVSNLPFALTNNDLYRIFSKYGKVVKVTIMKDKDTRKSKGVAFILFLDKESAQNCSRALNNKQLFGRVIKASIAIDNGRAAEFIRRRNYFDKSKCYECGEAGHLSYACPKNMLGEREPPKKKEKKKRKKIVEPEEVEEEEESEEEGEDPALDSLSQAIAFQQAKIEEEQQRWTQTAGESSISDDSKRPRIKKSAYFSDEEELSD from the exons ATGAGTGGTGGGTTGGCACCAAGCAAAAGCACAGTGTATGTGTCCAATTTACCCTTTGCTTTGACTAACAATGATCTGTACAGG atattttcaaAGTATGGGAAAGTTGTCAA AGTTACCATTATGAAAGACAAAGACACCAGAAAGAGCAAAGGAGTtgcctttattttgtttttggaTAAGGAATCTGCACAAAACTGTTCTCGGGCACTTAATAACAAACAG TTGTTTGGAAGAGTAATAAAAGCAAGTATTGCCATTGATAATGGAAGAGCAGCAGAATTCATTCGCAGGCGTAACTACTTTGATAAGTCTAAGTGTTACGAATGTGGG gAAGCAGGACACTTAAGTTATGCTTGTCCTAAAAATATGCTAGGAGAGCGggaaccaccaaaaaaaaaagaaaagaagaagagaaagaaaatagtgGAGCCAGAAGAAGT tgaggaggaagaagaaagtgAAGAGGAAGGTGAAGACCCTGCTCTAGACAGCCTCAGCCAAGCCATAGCTTTTCAG CAAGCCAAAATTGAGGAAGAACAGCAAAGATGGACACAGACTGCAGGGGAATCTTCAATTTCAGATGATTCAAAACGTCCACGGATTAAGAAAAGTGCTTATTTCAGTGATGAGGAAGAACTTAGTGACTGA